AGAACATGACCAGCCCGGCGATGATCGACCAGCTCGCCGAGGAGACCGGCCTGCCGGTCGCCGGCACCCTCTATGCCGATGCCCTGGCCGCCGAGGGCGAGGCCAGCACCTGGCTGGGCATGATGCGCCACAACGCCCGGCTGCTCCACGACGCCCTGGCCGATGCGGACGACGGCAGGGTCGCGCACGGTCATGAGGACGAGGCCGCCCACGAGCCGGCCTCCCACGACGAGGCGCATGACCACGACCACTGACGGCATCGTGACAGCGTGACAACGGCGCCACCTTCGGGTGGCGCCGTTTTTGTGGGAGGATCAAGGCCACCGTCCCGGGGAGGCTCGTCATGCTCGACATCCGCCAGGTGCACAAGGCCTACGCCACGCCCCAGGGCCCGCTGCGGGTGCTGGCGGGCGTCGACCTGGCCCTGGCAGCGGGCGAGAGCCTGGCACTGATGGGCGAGTCGGGCAGCGGCAAGTCGACCCTGCTGCACCTGGCCGCGGGCCTCGACCTGCCCGATCGCGGCGAGGTGCGCCTCGACGGCCGGGCGATCTCGTCGCTGGCCGAGCCGCATCGGGCGCGGCTGCGCCGGGAGCGCCTGGGCCTGGTGTTCCAGCAGTATCATCTGGTGCCGAGCCTGAACGTGCTCGACAACCTGCGCCTCCAGGCGCGCCTGGCCGGCCGGGAGTCGCCCGACTGGACCGCGCGGCTGGTCGCGCGGCTGGGCCTCGCCGGCCGCGAGCGCCACTATCCCGAACAGCTCTCCGGCGGCCAGCAGCAGCGCCTGGCCATCGGCCGCGCCCTGGCGCCGCGCCCCGCCCTGCTGCTCGCCGACGAGCCCACCGGCAACCTGGACGAGACCACCGCCGGCGAGGTGCTGGCGCTGCTACTGGAACTGGTGCGCGAGGCCGGCAGCGCCCTGCTGATGGTGACCCACAGCCCCCGGGTCGCCGCCCCCCTGAATCGCCGCCTGCGGCTCTCCCACGGTCGCCTCGGGGAAGCGCCGCCATGAGCCCGCTCGGTGTGGCCCTGGCGACCCTGCTCTCCCACTACCGGCGCCACCCCGGCCAGCTGGCCATGCTGCTGCTCGGCCTGTGGGTGGCCGGCGCCCTGTGGAGCGGCGTGCAGGCTATCAACGCCTCGGCCCGGGACAGCTATGCCCGCGCCGAGGCGCTGTTCGATGCCGACCTCGACCGCCTGACCCCGGGCGACGGCCGGCCGCTCGAGCGGTGGGACTTCGTGACCCTGCGCCGCGCCGGCCTGCCCGTCTCGCCGATCCTGGAGGGCGAGGTGACGACGACGAGCGGGGAGCGCCTGACGCTGATCGGCATCGACCCGCTCACCCTCCCCGGCGACAACGCCCTCGCCTCGCCGGGTGCCGGCGGCGGGCTCGAGGCCTTCCTCGCCCCGCCCTGGCGAACACGCCTGGCCCCGGAGACCCTCGCCGCCCTGGGCCTGGCCCGCCGGGCGGCCCCCGGGGCCACCCCCGCCCTGGCCGGGGGGCAGCGCCTGCCGCCGCTGGCGCCGACCCCGGCGCTGCCGCCGAATACCCTGGTGATGGACATCGCCGCCGCGGCCCGCCTGCTGGCGAGCGACGATGGCCTGTCGCGCCTGGTCGTCCCCGCCGGCGCCCTGGCCGCGGCCCCGCCGGGCTATCGCCTGGTTCGGGCCGAGCAGCGGCTGGCCCCGGGCGAGCTGACGGCGAGCTTCCACCTCAGCCTCACCGCCATGGCCCTGCTGGCGCTGATCGTCGGGCTGTTCATCGTCCAGGCCGCCCTGGGCCTGGCCCTCGAGCAGCGCCTGGGCCTGCTGCGCACCCTGCGGGCGCTGGGCGTACCGGGCCGCACCCTGGTCGGCCTGCTGGCCGTGGAACTCGTGCTGCTGGGCCTCGCCGGGGCGCTGGCCGGCATCGCCAGCGGGGTCGGCCTGGCCAGTGCCCTGCTGCCCGACGTGGCCGCCACCCTGTCGAGCCTGTATGGCGCCGAGGTCGGCCGCACCCTGCGCTTGCCCTGGCACTACTGGCTGGGCGGGCTCGGCGTCGTCCTGGGCGGGCTCCTGCTCGCCGGCAGCGGCGTGCTGTGGCGCGCCGCCCGCCTGCCGGTGCTGGGGCTCGGCCAGGCCCAGGCCTGGCGGGCGGGCTTCCAGCGCCAGCTGCGGCGGCAGGCGCTGGCCGGGGCCGCCAGCGCCCTGGCCGCCCTGGGCCTGTGGGCCTGGCTGGCCGCGCGGCCGCCCGGCGAGGGGCTGCTCGCCGCCTTCGGCCTGGTGGCGGCGCTGCTGCTGGCCGGCGCCCTCTGGCTGCCGCCGCTGCTGGCCGCCGGTCTCGCCGGGCTGGGCCGGCGGATGCATCGCCGGCCGCTGGTCCAGTGGGCGCTGGCCGACCTGCAGCTGCAGCTGCCACGCCTGGCCCTGGCCATGATGGCCCTGTTGATCGCGCTGTCCGCCAACCTGGGGGTCGGCAGCATGGTCGGCGGCTTTCGCCTGACCTTCCTCGACTGGCTCGACCAGCGCCTGGTCGCCGACCTCTACCTGCGCCCCCCGCCGGCACGCTTCGACGAGATCGATGCCTGGCTGGCCGCACGCCCCGAGGTGGCCGAACGCCTGGCCACCGCCGGCGGCGAGACGACCCTGCTGACGATCGGCGACGCCGAGACGCCCCGCCAGCCGGTCGCGCTGTTCGGCATCACCCCCGGCGACGCCGTGCGGCCCGGCTGGCCCCTCAAGGCCACCCTGGCCGGGCGGGAGGCGGCCTGGCGGGCGCTGGCCGGGGGCGCGGCCTTCGTCAACGAGCAGCTGGCCATCGCCCGGGGCATCGCCCCCGGGGATCGCCTCACCCTGGCCGCACCGGGCGGGGTCGAGCGGCTCCGCGTGGTCGCCGTCTATCCGGACTACGGCAACCCCCGGGGCGAGGTGCTGCTCGCCACGCCCCAGCTGCGACGCCGCTTCCAGGCCCCGGCGGGGGCCCTGGGCATCGTGCTGGCCGACGGCGAGGCGGCCACGCCCCTGGCCGCCGCCCTGCGCAGCCGCTTCGCTCTCGACGCGACGGCGCTGCGCGACCAGCGCCAGGTCAAGCGGCTCGCCACCGGCATCTTCGA
The Halomonas sp. M4R1S46 DNA segment above includes these coding regions:
- a CDS encoding ABC transporter permease — protein: MSPLGVALATLLSHYRRHPGQLAMLLLGLWVAGALWSGVQAINASARDSYARAEALFDADLDRLTPGDGRPLERWDFVTLRRAGLPVSPILEGEVTTTSGERLTLIGIDPLTLPGDNALASPGAGGGLEAFLAPPWRTRLAPETLAALGLARRAAPGATPALAGGQRLPPLAPTPALPPNTLVMDIAAAARLLASDDGLSRLVVPAGALAAAPPGYRLVRAEQRLAPGELTASFHLSLTAMALLALIVGLFIVQAALGLALEQRLGLLRTLRALGVPGRTLVGLLAVELVLLGLAGALAGIASGVGLASALLPDVAATLSSLYGAEVGRTLRLPWHYWLGGLGVVLGGLLLAGSGVLWRAARLPVLGLGQAQAWRAGFQRQLRRQALAGAASALAALGLWAWLAARPPGEGLLAAFGLVAALLLAGALWLPPLLAAGLAGLGRRMHRRPLVQWALADLQLQLPRLALAMMALLIALSANLGVGSMVGGFRLTFLDWLDQRLVADLYLRPPPARFDEIDAWLAARPEVAERLATAGGETTLLTIGDAETPRQPVALFGITPGDAVRPGWPLKATLAGREAAWRALAGGAAFVNEQLAIARGIAPGDRLTLAAPGGVERLRVVAVYPDYGNPRGEVLLATPQLRRRFQAPAGALGIVLADGEAATPLAAALRSRFALDATALRDQRQVKRLATGIFERTFAITRALNALTLAVAALALLATLLAQARERRMRLAPLWALGVPRGRLVRVQLAQLGAAALATGLLALPLGLAVSACLVDTINVAAFGWRLPLHVFPGEMLLTLATALGAALLAAALPSLALWRTSPRALLAEEAP
- a CDS encoding ABC transporter ATP-binding protein is translated as MLDIRQVHKAYATPQGPLRVLAGVDLALAAGESLALMGESGSGKSTLLHLAAGLDLPDRGEVRLDGRAISSLAEPHRARLRRERLGLVFQQYHLVPSLNVLDNLRLQARLAGRESPDWTARLVARLGLAGRERHYPEQLSGGQQQRLAIGRALAPRPALLLADEPTGNLDETTAGEVLALLLELVREAGSALLMVTHSPRVAAPLNRRLRLSHGRLGEAPP